TAATCGCTTTTGTCAAAACAACCAAAGTTATTGAGCGGGCGTGAGCTGCAATTCGATCACAAAAGCGTTCACAATTTCCGTGAAGAATGTAtgttaaaaactgaaatttagTTGTCATACTTTCCACTATCACAGGTCTTAActatatttcaaagaaatttcaggAGTCAGAGCAGGTGAAAGCCTAATATTAACTTTAAGTATTTCAACTccttttgaaaataaaacaaaattcaaattacatgTGATCTAGTTCGtataattaaaatcaaaatgcGCTGATTGGATGTATCCAGTGTAAATGCGAGAAACGCCATTTGATTTGTTTGGATTACAGCGAGTCTTTATCTCAGAAATATTAACCAGGAAGCTAagcttaaaagaaataaatagtcTTGAATGGCGGTTTCATAAACAGACTGGTATCGGTTATTTCtgacaaaaaagttttaaaaagtagTCAAATTAGCTTTCTGAATAAAGTTATAATAAATTTCTGATTTGATTACCTTAGCAAATTCGTGGTTATTTGACTATTAATTCTTCATGCCGAGAAGTAGATAATCACTGTTTATGTGAGAATAtgagaaaatgtcttttgctAATATCGTCGGTGATAATTGCCGGAATTGACTGAGATTTGAAGTTAAGGGCATTACTGATGATAGTGACACAGGTCTTTCATTTGTATAAGAagtcaggatttttttttgccaaagcCTTACTGCTTCTTTATgactacttaaatcaagcttgTAAATGatacattaaaatttcaaaaatctAGGAAGTGCTCTGTTTGTCTTATTACCTATTAAGTTGAAGCAGTTTGAAAATGGGTTTTTGACATAACCCGGCGAGGTATCTGAATAAAGCACAGTTTAACTGAGCTAATAAGAAGTCTTACTTCTTCGCATATTGGTAACCACCTGTTAGATTATTTATACCTTAAACCATTTGCTGCTATATTAcgataaaaaaaagtttaaaaaatgggaaaagtaTTATTCTGTGAATCACTCAGTCATAGAATATCAATTGCTATGGCAACTAATCATGACAAGTATATTCTCCATAGTAAGAATTATCATGGCTTTGAGCTTTTTTTCGGTTGTTTCTCCCCTTAATTTGTACTCGGACTGACAAACGGAACACGTAGATTCTACCCtccaaagaattttctttgatttttgggAACGAGGTTTCCTTTTCACTTTGGTAGGTGTCTCTTTATTCATCAGACATGTTTTGGCCAATTTTGGCGACAGTCAATTGTTAGACGCTATAGTTACGAAGCATAACGCGATAAGAGACATGGGGACAAATTTTCACAGAAGCAGCAAGATCGTTGGCTACGCAAACGTATTATAGACCTCAAGAATGAAAAACTGCTTAGACTTAAATGATAAAAGAGATTTGCATAAATCTGTATTCAAAATGGCAGCCAAGATGGCGGACATCTGAGTGACGTCAAAAGTCCTTAGTAGAGCCATATCCCGTTGTAATTATATTGTCCTCTAGGATAATTATACTATGTACTAAAACTCGCCTCAGGATAGTATTGCATCATttattttataacataaaaaaCGGTGAGGATTGGGGGTGGGGTCACACAACTTCTTCCTTGCACAAAAATGGGAAAGGATTTTCTTGTACCCTAGCTTGTACAATCAGGGGTTTGATAGCCATAATCAGGAGCCAAAATCATTATAACAAAACTTGGGTCCAATTGACACTTTTATTACTCTTTGGTACGCAATGTCCATCTAATCATATACCTGTTGGCGATGTCTGAAAATTTACTGAGTAATTTATACAGTCCATCACGTGTACATGTATTAGCGACGAGACATTTTCACCGTTCATCCGTTCACAGTAATAATACGACATCAgcactgaatattttttaaaatctatttttatgtaaatgctataataacaataatattaactcAAAGTCACGGTAACAAATACAaaaggttttatttttgatcGTTATTTGAGACCTAGACGTACTAAGGTCAATTTAGCATTAATGAAGACATTTGTGATTTATAACTGAGGGTTTCTTTCTCCCATATACAAGGCACATTTAAAAAACTGTATCACTGTAATGCAGTATTGTAAAAGTCCAATGATAGTCGACTTGTTGCTTTCCTTCTCGAAACCTGTTAAAGCATAGAACTTGCGCGCTGTTGGTTTGAAACGTTGAGTAGATTTACATCTTCTTTGGGTGCTTGGAGTTTTGACGGCTTTTCGCCAGTttactctgaaaaaaaaagggaaggagACGCAGATTAGAGTAACGTCAACGATTCTGACTAATTATGTTGCCcaatttactttcttttttttttttgctcagaAGTCTTACAAGTCAAACCCCCAAATCTCTGGAGTCCAAGGGATATGCCGTCGAATCTCTAGTAACGACCACGTCTATCCAACGGCCACTTTTtgtggcggacagtccatactttgactcttgtttaaacctctctacaacggccactttcttctgtccccaaggtggctgtTGTTGAGAAGTTCAACTTTATAATAGAAGACCTCAAGATTCCAGGACGAGGACAACTActagtacgagatttgacttcaagtgtttcgcgtattctcaacaAATAAACAGCCTTGAAAGCTTCATCGTACTTTTTGTCACCAGAAAAAATTAGCACGGTTACTTTATTGCAGGGGGTTAAGCTCTCTCCCAATCACAAAATGATACAAGTTCTAACCGTTGTTAACCTGTTCCCGCCACAAAAGCATTCTCGCTGAAaccgtagtagaatgacgacgactACCACGTTTTCTCgtcaaaatgacgctggtttacGCGCACAGACTACTTGGTATTCAGAAAATCCGCTTTGTGGTcgtccttgtcttagaatctaaaggtatCTAGTTTGTTGTAACAGTACAATCCGCTCCTTGGCAATTCGAGCTGGCCCATCATTCTGAGGAGGCGGCcgaaacaaattttgaaaataattcctTTCTTTAAAAGGTATTTGCAAAGATGCTATCACCAACCTTTTTTGTGGTTATTTTatcctttgttatttttttatgtttagtgGTAGTCTCGTCTTTTTGGTGCGTCTTTGACCgctgaaaaacacaaaaattaagaaaggtcacataaaaggaaaaagcagtaattattttaaaaacttggTAAGAAGATTAGATAGACTGGCCCAAGGGTACCACTTTACTTGTTTTTACTTCAATCTGATTCCATCTGTGATCCACTGCACATAACTGAGCACACACACGGCAAAAATCTATTTCTTAACCGGTCGAGAATAGTTGACCAAGGAAGCTGTTGATCATATTCCAATTAAGTGATGacaaatattttgtaaattttccTGTTTTCATCAACAAGTGAATTACTAATTCACCTTTACAGTCAGTATAGTGTTCAGTTGCCAAAAATATGGTTGATGTAGAGATGACGATGGTGCTGCGCAAGAACGGCCAGTTACGTCGGTTAAACACTGCTGGTTAGTTATATGACTTATGGTCACACTTTTTTCATATACATAAAAATAGCAGTCCATTTGTATTTGTCATGTTTTTCATAACTACCACAGTCAGAAGAATAAGTGACATAGTGTTACCTGAGAGTCACTTGGTCTTGCTATTGTTGACTGTTTAAGGATAAAAGTACGTCGTCAGTCGTTAATTGGTTCAAATGTTAGTGAAGAACAAAGAATCTAGTGTTTATCCTAAAAGCCATGCGCAGCACAATCATGCTTAAGTTACGTTTCAGTGAAAGCAGTGCGTTCAAAAATGAAAAGCATGGATATGTCATGAATTATCCTTTCGTGATTCAGATTTGTCAGAGTAGACGTTTGTTCATGGATCTAACGTCAATCAAGTCCTGTTAAAGAGTGCGTTTTTACTCTTCATAGATCTTCAGACACTCATCGACCTCTGACCCTCCCCAGCCAAAACGTTATGTTGTTTTtagtaatagggagctttagcaatgacaacggcgacggcaacgagaacggcgaaAAAGCAATATGAACTTTACACATGCTTCACGCTTTTCTGTACACTTcgttgccgtcactgcacgagaACGACGTTAACATGCCCAATttcaagttttatggaggacgtaaactagcgccgacgaatttttctttctctttttaaacttgagtACGGTCCCCTGAAAAATCAACCCTAGGGAAATTCGCCTTCATTTGACAAtttcagcgaattggaatagacgagacaaagtttgaaaaacgcggATTCCTTTTacaagtgacgttttcgctgccgtcgccgtcgtcgatgctaaagctccctaatatttCCCTCGACTGAGCTCTCCATCATCTACCTGAGCAAATGGTGTGGGTTATATTATTAGGCAAGCAATAAGCAATACTCTATACTAATTTGATCAATTTAGCCAGAGCTCAACATTTTGACGCAAATAATGGTTAGAAGAGAGAATATGTATCGGGTAAGTGCAAAATACTTGCCTTTTTAAATGCCATTTGCTGCTGCCCCAAATCTCCTCCACCACCCATGTTTTGAAGACCTGCAAGTCCTCCACCGTCAGCCATCATACCTTGCATGCCTCCTTGAAGAGACGCTCCCATCATTCCCTGCCCCTGAAGAGCACTGAGAGCCCCACTATCTGATAACATTCCACCTTGTCCTTGTTGTCCTCCTGTCAGAGCAGAGGACATGCTTTGCATTCCTTGCATTCCTTGCATGTCTTGAACGCTTTGCATTCCTTGAAGTCCTTGAAGTCCTTGATACGATTCTCCAGCCTTTCCTCCTAGTGATCCTTCAGTCATTCGACTGATGGCAGATTCACTCAATCCTGCCCCGCCTCCTAATCCAGCCTGCGCCAAGGAATCTTGGCCCATGGCTCCAGCATCGATTGCTCCTCCAATCGGAGCCTGCTCCATAGTAGCTCCTTCGCTTTGGCCCCCCATCTGTTGAGGTCCTGCTAATTCTCTAAAGCTTCCGATACTGCCTCCTAACGCCTGGGATTCCCGGGCTCCGAGACTTCCCATTCCTATGTCACTCTGCTGGGCTGCTCCTCTGATCTCCGCTGGCGATATTTTGTCCTCTTGGTGAATAAAGTTTGAGATCTCTGTTGAATTATGTACAAAGggcaaaattaattttctaaaAAGGTCATTCTGTCTGTTCCTCAAGAAGTCTACATACAATCAAAATGagcaaatgttttatttttgccaaTGTTCTTATTATGAAACGACTAACGAAAAAGAGAAATATGATGAGCGACAATCTAGTCTGATAATGGTAGAAGGTTTCACTGTGCTATTCACCCCTACCCAACCAATGTTACCACACATTCTCTGGTAACACAGAATATCGCACCCGTAAGGTTGTGACAGGAGCCCTGGTTGTTATTAATATTCTTTGGCCAACGATATT
The sequence above is a segment of the Porites lutea chromosome 3, jaPorLute2.1, whole genome shotgun sequence genome. Coding sequences within it:
- the LOC140929276 gene encoding uncharacterized protein isoform X1 — translated: MNIRLLFTCLTLCLSHSVFSAPLETTEKPGSEQVHREDSKSVNLENKGNEDEEGSHIKRVKEHKVNRKPGFSDFGGNNNDYKEDTKLEDRLAMEAEEEKKYETGEGYGPGGGGGGGGAGWEDGAKGVNWATNIQRQDAAEKQSIQAQVASESAHELDEIQRAIAAESQSSRGSASIGNEGASVVGGAPSTEQTGMQPRITNPEGGGRGMSFLGGQQKGISPAENQDDFQGLLTQRYFTEHQATEFGPPEISNFIHQEDKISPAEIRGAAQQSDIGMGSLGARESQALGGSIGSFRELAGPQQMGGQSEGATMEQAPIGGAIDAGAMGQDSLAQAGLGGGAGLSESAISRMTEGSLGGKAGESYQGLQGLQGMQSVQDMQGMQGMQSMSSALTGGQQGQGGMLSDSGALSALQGQGMMGASLQGGMQGMMADGGGLAGLQNMGGGGDLGQQQMAFKKSTIARPSDSQRSKTHQKDETTTKHKKITKDKITTKKSKLAKSRQNSKHPKKM
- the LOC140929276 gene encoding uncharacterized protein isoform X2 yields the protein MNIRLLFTCLTLCLSHSVFSAPLETTEKPGSEQGNEDEEGSHIKRVKEHKVNRKPGFSDFGGNNNDYKEDTKLEDRLAMEAEEEKKYETGEGYGPGGGGGGGGAGWEDGAKGVNWATNIQRQDAAEKQSIQAQVASESAHELDEIQRAIAAESQSSRGSASIGNEGASVVGGAPSTEQTGMQPRITNPEGGGRGMSFLGGQQKGISPAENQDDFQGLLTQRYFTEHQATEFGPPEISNFIHQEDKISPAEIRGAAQQSDIGMGSLGARESQALGGSIGSFRELAGPQQMGGQSEGATMEQAPIGGAIDAGAMGQDSLAQAGLGGGAGLSESAISRMTEGSLGGKAGESYQGLQGLQGMQSVQDMQGMQGMQSMSSALTGGQQGQGGMLSDSGALSALQGQGMMGASLQGGMQGMMADGGGLAGLQNMGGGGDLGQQQMAFKKSTIARPSDSQRSKTHQKDETTTKHKKITKDKITTKKSKLAKSRQNSKHPKKM
- the LOC140929276 gene encoding uncharacterized protein isoform X3 translates to MNIRLLFTCLTLCLSHSVFSAPLETTEKPGSEQVHREDSKSVNLENKGNEDEEGSHIKRVKEHKVNRKPGFSDFGGNNNDYKEDTKLEDRLAMEAEEEKKYETGEGYGPGGGGGGGGAGWEDGAKGVNWATNIQRQDAAEKQSIQAQVASESAHELDEIQRAIAAESQSSRGSASIGNEGASVVGGAPSTEQTGMQPRITNPEGGGRGMSFLGGQQKGISPAENQEISNFIHQEDKISPAEIRGAAQQSDIGMGSLGARESQALGGSIGSFRELAGPQQMGGQSEGATMEQAPIGGAIDAGAMGQDSLAQAGLGGGAGLSESAISRMTEGSLGGKAGESYQGLQGLQGMQSVQDMQGMQGMQSMSSALTGGQQGQGGMLSDSGALSALQGQGMMGASLQGGMQGMMADGGGLAGLQNMGGGGDLGQQQMAFKKSTIARPSDSQRSKTHQKDETTTKHKKITKDKITTKKSKLAKSRQNSKHPKKM